One window of the Candidatus Thorarchaeota archaeon genome contains the following:
- a CDS encoding transcription initiation factor IIB, with protein sequence MREGSRRAKPKVKKMAARSDRARRQLDRADDMSGETGFVCPECGGTDIVQNLEKGEKTCATCGLVVSDHRIDTGPEWRAFTSDEKDARSRAGAPTNYSMHDKGLSTAIDWRDYDSSGRRFSAKKRSEIYRLRKWQIRTRVHSSVDRNLAQAMSELDRLASQLGLTKGIKELAALLYRKLIVRRLARSRSIDAMVGASIYAACRLREAPRSLEEIARHSRVSKKKIGQHYRLLVEKLKLRMPISDPANYVPRFITQLKLPGKVQQKVLEILEEAKRKRTLVTGRDPRGLAAAAIYIASILTDCRVTQRDIALAAGVTEVTVRNRYKELVQKLGITIDL encoded by the coding sequence ATGAGAGAGGGTTCGCGCCGAGCAAAACCAAAGGTGAAGAAGATGGCAGCAAGGTCTGACAGAGCAAGAAGGCAGTTAGACAGAGCCGACGACATGTCAGGCGAGACCGGGTTTGTGTGTCCCGAGTGTGGCGGTACTGACATAGTCCAGAACTTGGAGAAGGGGGAGAAAACCTGTGCAACGTGTGGTCTCGTGGTCAGTGACCACAGGATTGACACCGGTCCTGAATGGAGAGCCTTCACCTCTGACGAGAAGGATGCAAGATCCCGTGCTGGAGCTCCAACAAACTACTCCATGCATGACAAGGGTCTCTCAACGGCCATCGACTGGCGCGACTACGACTCCAGCGGAAGGCGGTTCTCTGCCAAGAAGAGGTCCGAGATCTATCGGCTACGGAAGTGGCAGATTAGGACCCGTGTGCACAGTTCAGTGGACCGGAACCTGGCGCAGGCCATGTCAGAGCTCGACAGACTGGCTTCACAGCTGGGTCTCACAAAGGGAATCAAGGAGCTGGCAGCGCTTCTCTACAGGAAACTCATCGTACGCAGACTTGCACGCAGCAGGTCCATAGATGCAATGGTTGGCGCTTCCATCTACGCGGCCTGCAGGCTCAGAGAGGCACCGAGGTCTCTTGAGGAGATTGCCCGCCACTCACGAGTGTCTAAGAAGAAGATTGGTCAGCACTACCGTCTTCTTGTGGAGAAGCTGAAGCTGAGGATGCCCATTTCTGACCCGGCAAACTACGTTCCGAGATTCATCACACAGCTGAAACTGCCTGGCAAAGTCCAACAGAAGGTGCTTGAGATCTTGGAGGAGGCCAAACGCAAGAGGACCCTTGTCACAGGTAGAGACCCAAGGGGACTGGCTGCGGCGGCCATCTACATCGCGTCAATACTCACCGACTGTCGTGTCACCCAGAGAGACATCGCTCTCGCGGCAGGTGTCACCGAGGTCACAGTCCGGAACCGCTACAAGGAGCTCGTCCAGAAACTCGGCATCACCATAGACTTGTAG
- a CDS encoding metal-dependent transcriptional regulator encodes MSRSIEDYLRVIHSFHEMGVAAKTTDLAEKLRVTPPSVTEMIKRMAEEGLVDYQPYKGVTLTAKGLVYAEKIVRKHRLLERFLHDVLGLKRERVHEEACELEHSLSDEVADAMCKSMDQPELCPDDDKPIPPCVLDVEDCSGCAEAHGRPGSGSKLVTRLSSLRTGHKAIVLFIQKGSTATRRLLEMGLTPGTGIEILAAAPLNGPIQVKVRNSSVAVGRGLASAVVVEVLDEEVVHQVTKSGRHKERRHRGKAA; translated from the coding sequence ATGAGTCGCAGCATCGAGGACTATCTGCGAGTGATTCACAGCTTCCACGAGATGGGAGTCGCAGCAAAGACGACGGACCTCGCGGAGAAGTTGAGAGTCACCCCACCCAGCGTGACCGAGATGATCAAGAGAATGGCAGAGGAGGGGCTGGTCGACTACCAACCCTACAAGGGAGTCACTCTGACGGCCAAGGGATTGGTGTATGCGGAGAAGATAGTACGGAAACATAGGCTGCTTGAACGCTTTCTGCATGATGTACTTGGTCTCAAGAGGGAGAGAGTGCATGAAGAGGCCTGCGAACTTGAACACAGTCTCTCCGATGAAGTAGCAGACGCCATGTGCAAGAGCATGGATCAGCCGGAGCTGTGCCCCGACGATGACAAGCCCATACCTCCGTGCGTGCTAGATGTGGAGGACTGCAGTGGCTGCGCAGAGGCACATGGCAGACCGGGGAGTGGCTCGAAGCTTGTGACCCGCCTATCAAGTCTGAGAACCGGACACAAGGCCATCGTGTTGTTCATTCAGAAGGGTTCCACCGCCACCAGACGATTATTGGAAATGGGGCTTACACCCGGGACAGGTATCGAGATTCTTGCAGCGGCTCCGCTCAACGGCCCGATTCAGGTCAAGGTGCGAAACTCGAGTGTCGCGGTTGGGCGGGGACTTGCCTCCGCTGTGGTCGTGGAGGTCCTAGACGAGGAGGTCGTCCATCAGGTAACCAAGTCTGGCAGGCACAAGGAACGCCGTCACCGAGGGAAGGCAGCATGA
- the feoB gene encoding ferrous iron transport protein B, with protein MTEATIRVALVGNANVGKSVVFNALTGLHQHVSNWPGKTIERAEGTLHYRGRTIDIIDLPGTYSLTQYSGEESVTREYIESKEADVLVNVIDAGAMERNLYLTLQLLEMRPKMVVALNQVDMAESRGIRASPGRLSTAIGVPVVATVATSEIGLTTLMDEVIRRSGTDANAPTVIKYSTGIETRICELESALSGLELDHPLRYVAIRLLEEDQKTSAKLYAMRPTLRTTVDRLRKEIEERYTQDATTVLASERYAIAARVASMATEPCTPKRSLLQHFDRVALNPILGYLLMLVLLGGMFYGVFQLGHILSGLIDDGFSALRSSYDAAFPGELSAFIWSALIEGVVAGVTVALPYILPMYIALSLLEDTGYLARIAFLMDSVMHKIGFHGKGFIPLIVGFGCNVPACMGCRVLETQRERLICGFAASLVPCTARSIVILGLVAAYVGFHWAVILYVLDFIILFVLTRGAFRLLPGEPKGLIMDMPCYRRPSPSTVGKKAWTNIREFVYVAFPIIIAGNLLLQLSSAVGLLDVVGLYMSPVIVFWLGLPTVAGIVLLFGVLRKELTLIMLAALLGTTNFALVLTPGQMIVFAFVVMLYVPCLATIATLVKEFGYRRAAQITVVEVITAVVLGGVLLRLLPLIGIY; from the coding sequence ATGACCGAGGCAACCATCCGTGTCGCATTGGTAGGTAATGCCAACGTTGGCAAGAGTGTCGTATTCAATGCTCTGACAGGCCTTCACCAGCATGTCAGCAACTGGCCCGGCAAGACAATTGAGAGAGCGGAGGGAACGCTCCACTATCGTGGACGAACAATCGACATCATAGACCTCCCCGGCACCTACAGTCTGACGCAGTATTCCGGAGAGGAGTCTGTCACTCGGGAGTACATAGAGTCCAAGGAGGCTGACGTGCTAGTCAACGTAATAGATGCGGGTGCTATGGAAAGAAACCTGTACCTCACTCTGCAGTTGCTGGAGATGCGCCCAAAGATGGTCGTTGCGCTCAACCAAGTTGACATGGCCGAGAGCCGCGGGATAAGGGCAAGCCCCGGCAGACTGTCCACCGCAATCGGTGTTCCTGTGGTGGCCACTGTTGCGACAAGTGAGATTGGCCTGACCACCCTAATGGATGAAGTAATCCGACGGTCAGGCACGGACGCGAATGCACCCACAGTCATCAAGTACAGCACGGGGATAGAGACTAGGATTTGTGAGCTGGAGTCAGCCCTCTCAGGACTCGAACTTGACCATCCTCTGAGGTACGTAGCCATACGTCTGCTGGAGGAGGACCAGAAGACCAGTGCAAAGCTCTACGCCATGCGACCCACACTCAGAACGACTGTTGACCGACTTAGAAAGGAGATTGAGGAGAGATACACTCAGGATGCGACGACCGTGCTGGCCTCGGAGAGGTACGCAATAGCCGCCAGGGTGGCTTCGATGGCCACAGAGCCGTGTACTCCCAAACGGTCACTCCTTCAGCACTTTGACAGAGTTGCGCTCAATCCGATACTGGGTTACCTGCTCATGCTGGTACTGCTGGGTGGCATGTTCTACGGAGTGTTCCAACTGGGGCACATCCTCAGCGGCTTGATTGATGATGGGTTCTCTGCATTGAGGTCCTCATACGATGCGGCTTTTCCCGGAGAGCTGTCGGCATTCATCTGGAGCGCGCTCATTGAGGGCGTTGTTGCCGGAGTCACTGTTGCCCTTCCTTACATACTGCCCATGTACATCGCGCTCTCACTTCTTGAAGACACGGGGTATCTGGCCAGAATAGCATTCTTGATGGACTCGGTGATGCATAAGATTGGATTTCATGGAAAGGGATTCATTCCGCTCATCGTTGGATTTGGATGCAATGTCCCAGCCTGCATGGGATGCAGAGTGCTAGAGACCCAGCGCGAACGCCTCATCTGTGGCTTTGCCGCCAGCCTGGTACCCTGTACCGCGAGAAGCATCGTCATACTGGGCCTTGTGGCTGCGTACGTTGGTTTCCACTGGGCCGTGATACTCTATGTGCTTGACTTCATTATCCTGTTCGTCCTGACCCGTGGTGCGTTCAGGCTGCTTCCGGGAGAACCCAAAGGACTGATCATGGACATGCCCTGCTATCGTAGGCCTTCGCCGTCTACAGTGGGGAAGAAGGCATGGACGAACATACGTGAGTTCGTCTACGTTGCATTTCCAATCATCATTGCGGGTAACCTTCTCCTTCAGCTGTCATCAGCAGTGGGTCTTCTGGATGTTGTGGGGTTGTATATGAGCCCGGTGATAGTCTTCTGGTTGGGGCTCCCAACGGTAGCAGGGATTGTTCTGCTCTTCGGTGTCCTGAGGAAGGAGTTGACACTGATCATGCTGGCTGCCCTTCTCGGCACGACCAACTTCGCATTGGTACTCACTCCTGGGCAGATGATTGTATTCGCATTCGTCGTCATGCTCTACGTACCGTGCCTCGCTACAATAGCCACGCTTGTGAAGGAATTCGGGTATCGGCGGGCGGCTCAGATAACCGTGGTCGAGGTCATCACAGCAGTAGTTCTCGGTGGTGTTCTACTCCGACTGCTACCACTGATTGGCATCTACTAG
- a CDS encoding DUF2088 domain-containing protein has translation MSYHRTPLNYGSTVVDEFIPKSMKRVKVLKVKEYKPDFKDFAKKLDEVLARPVGSKPFDQILREKYTKGKKIVILVDDNTRPNIHTRAILPLLTKRMMSLGVSKDDIRIMIASGSHGRVKPEAIEKKVLRELYGEWKDQVLTHDSDSGNRAMGKTSRGTPILIDEQVLDSCLVIALSDSEYHYFAGQAGTVKLFCPGVAGRETIRINHPRMFDLEKGFVDGCRLGNTADNPVIQDMIEIVQIMQKHLTIFCIDTIIDHGEIVYVQAGDIIECHKAASAPLRKLRVADVDTPADIVFVSVGELGINLYQAGKGVHAAWNAVRHDQKGWIVLLAPCEEGIGSAAYEEAMLAVKGKSVKEALKYVIQTYCSEKTFKIGNQKPPDLFRILLDVREGDIKVVTMLKPDVMRDVYRMEAINPASPADVRQALRDLIERWKREHPDNTDPVIYVLPDSGLLIQVHKPRK, from the coding sequence ATGTCCTATCACAGAACGCCACTGAACTATGGCAGTACGGTCGTAGACGAGTTCATTCCAAAGTCAATGAAGCGAGTCAAAGTGCTAAAGGTCAAGGAGTACAAGCCGGACTTCAAGGACTTTGCAAAGAAACTGGATGAGGTGCTTGCCAGACCAGTTGGCTCCAAGCCATTCGATCAGATTCTCAGAGAGAAGTACACGAAAGGCAAGAAGATAGTCATCCTTGTTGATGACAACACGAGACCCAACATACACACCAGGGCCATTCTGCCTCTTTTGACGAAACGGATGATGTCTCTGGGTGTGAGCAAGGACGACATCCGCATAATGATAGCGAGCGGGTCTCACGGTCGAGTGAAGCCGGAGGCCATCGAGAAGAAGGTCCTGCGAGAGCTGTATGGCGAATGGAAGGACCAAGTGCTTACGCATGACAGCGATTCGGGCAACAGAGCGATGGGAAAGACATCTCGCGGCACGCCTATACTGATTGACGAGCAGGTCCTTGACTCCTGTCTGGTCATTGCACTCAGCGACAGCGAGTATCACTACTTTGCCGGGCAGGCAGGGACTGTGAAGCTGTTCTGTCCCGGTGTGGCTGGCAGAGAGACCATCCGAATCAACCATCCACGTATGTTTGACCTCGAGAAGGGCTTTGTTGATGGTTGCAGACTTGGCAACACTGCTGACAACCCCGTCATACAGGACATGATTGAGATAGTGCAGATAATGCAGAAGCACCTGACGATCTTCTGCATCGACACAATCATCGACCACGGTGAGATAGTCTATGTACAGGCAGGAGACATCATCGAGTGCCACAAGGCTGCCTCTGCACCGCTTCGAAAACTGCGCGTGGCTGATGTTGACACACCTGCCGATATCGTCTTCGTATCAGTAGGGGAGCTGGGCATCAACCTCTATCAGGCCGGAAAGGGCGTACACGCGGCATGGAACGCGGTCAGGCACGACCAGAAGGGATGGATAGTCTTACTCGCCCCATGTGAAGAGGGGATAGGCAGTGCCGCCTACGAAGAGGCGATGCTTGCGGTAAAGGGCAAGTCTGTCAAGGAGGCGCTCAAGTACGTCATTCAGACGTACTGCTCCGAGAAGACATTCAAGATTGGGAACCAGAAGCCGCCAGACCTCTTCAGGATTCTATTGGATGTGAGAGAAGGCGACATAAAGGTCGTGACCATGCTGAAGCCGGATGTGATGCGTGACGTCTATCGGATGGAAGCGATAAACCCTGCGAGCCCTGCGGACGTCAGACAGGCACTCAGAGACCTTATCGAGAGGTGGAAGCGGGAGCATCCTGACAACACCGACCCGGTCATCTATGTGCTACCTGACTCTGGACTGTTGATTCAGGTCCACAAGCCCAGGAAGTAA
- a CDS encoding cysteine--tRNA ligase yields the protein MRVYNTLSRTKEDFEPLDGNRVRIYVCGPTVYDYPHIGNARSFVAFDTVRRYLEFRGYRVDYLVNLTDVDDKMIRRANEEGVSLGELAARFIAEYFAVAAQLNLKPATLNPRATEHIEEMIAMIQRIIDAGKAYVVDGNVYFDVSESPTYGTLSKTSLEDLEAGARVEVEEKKSDPKDFALWKAEKPGEPSWDSPWGRGRPGWHIECSVMGAKYLGVPFDIHGGGQDLIFPHHENELAQTSAAYGVGTPVKYWLHNAFLTINSEKMSKSLGNFMTAREVLDNFDHQAVRYFLVSAHYRQPLDYNTGALKQAVQTLERIRNAAETIKSRLTIVERGDVKPSSSDKALAESIRRLREGFVREMDDDFNTPGALAEVFTFIKSVNTHAPKAGRAAILREALAVFTELLGVLGIRLDAQETSVITSKSSEVLKGAVELLLELREVSRKNKDYATADRIRTRLGELGVSVVDTKDGPTWKIE from the coding sequence ATCAGAGTCTACAACACATTGAGTCGGACAAAGGAGGATTTCGAACCACTTGACGGGAATAGGGTACGCATCTATGTCTGTGGTCCTACTGTGTACGACTATCCGCACATAGGGAACGCACGTTCGTTCGTGGCATTCGACACCGTACGCAGGTACCTAGAGTTTCGCGGCTACAGAGTGGACTACCTTGTGAACCTCACAGATGTCGACGACAAGATGATCAGGCGGGCAAACGAGGAGGGCGTTTCACTTGGAGAGCTTGCTGCGAGATTCATAGCCGAGTACTTTGCAGTCGCAGCTCAGCTCAACCTCAAGCCGGCCACCCTCAACCCGCGTGCGACCGAGCACATCGAGGAGATGATTGCCATGATTCAGAGAATCATAGATGCGGGAAAGGCCTATGTGGTCGATGGAAACGTCTACTTTGATGTGAGTGAGTCGCCCACGTACGGCACGCTCTCAAAGACATCTCTTGAAGACCTGGAGGCAGGCGCCCGAGTCGAAGTTGAGGAGAAGAAGTCTGACCCGAAGGACTTTGCTCTGTGGAAGGCGGAAAAGCCTGGAGAGCCCTCGTGGGACAGCCCATGGGGAAGGGGCCGACCGGGCTGGCATATCGAGTGCTCAGTGATGGGTGCAAAGTACCTCGGAGTACCGTTTGACATCCATGGTGGCGGTCAAGACCTCATCTTCCCGCACCATGAGAATGAGCTGGCCCAGACCTCAGCTGCCTATGGGGTGGGGACCCCGGTCAAGTACTGGTTGCACAATGCGTTCCTCACCATCAACTCAGAGAAGATGTCCAAGTCTCTTGGGAACTTCATGACAGCCAGAGAGGTGCTGGACAACTTCGACCACCAGGCAGTCCGGTACTTCCTCGTGTCTGCACATTACAGACAACCTCTCGACTACAACACCGGGGCTCTGAAGCAGGCCGTGCAGACACTTGAGCGGATTCGAAATGCTGCGGAGACAATCAAGAGCCGGTTGACCATTGTTGAAAGGGGTGACGTCAAGCCCTCGTCATCAGACAAGGCTCTTGCTGAGTCCATCAGGAGACTGAGAGAGGGATTTGTACGTGAGATGGACGACGACTTCAACACACCAGGTGCTCTGGCAGAGGTGTTCACATTCATCAAGTCTGTCAACACGCACGCGCCGAAGGCGGGGAGGGCAGCCATATTGCGAGAGGCCCTTGCCGTCTTCACCGAGCTTCTTGGTGTGCTCGGTATCAGGCTGGATGCACAAGAGACCAGCGTCATCACGTCCAAATCATCTGAGGTGCTCAAGGGTGCTGTGGAGCTGTTGCTTGAACTGAGAGAGGTCAGCAGGAAGAACAAAGACTACGCAACTGCTGACCGAATCCGGACCAGGCTGGGTGAGCTGGGTGTCTCGGTGGTCGACACCAAGGACGGACCCACCTGGAAGATTGAGTAG
- a CDS encoding tetratricopeptide repeat protein, with protein sequence MSQDKRSILAQVDVLEREEQYHKAEALLRNNVASLASDHELGLRYALILVKLGRDRDAERTLRQLLSQHPDDTATLIALGRLLDNSLRTKEAETLYRSFMEKHPDSHEVMDELCQLLVSEDRKDEALESARRHAMIYSTDYHAYDALRHVLMECSEDCQEALDDEDDKETALEMAASNLLEQLRVLGEVKSAVEHAPPDPAVRQELEEEARRLLGEAEDLERWSKWNKVRLPRGFKTEVARVTGLVLSK encoded by the coding sequence TTGAGTCAAGACAAACGGAGTATCCTTGCCCAAGTTGATGTGCTCGAACGGGAGGAGCAGTACCACAAGGCGGAGGCACTGCTGCGAAACAACGTGGCATCACTCGCTTCTGACCATGAGCTGGGTCTCAGATACGCCCTCATCTTGGTCAAGCTGGGTCGGGACAGAGACGCGGAGCGCACGCTGCGACAACTGCTCTCACAACACCCCGACGACACGGCGACCCTGATTGCACTTGGGCGTCTACTTGACAACAGTCTCAGGACCAAGGAGGCTGAGACTCTGTACAGGAGTTTCATGGAGAAACACCCCGACAGTCACGAAGTCATGGACGAGCTGTGTCAGCTTCTTGTCTCCGAGGACAGGAAGGATGAGGCGCTCGAGTCTGCCCGCAGGCACGCCATGATCTACTCGACCGATTATCATGCATACGACGCACTCAGGCATGTCCTCATGGAGTGTTCCGAAGACTGCCAGGAGGCTCTCGATGACGAGGATGACAAAGAGACCGCGCTTGAAATGGCAGCCTCAAACCTCCTGGAGCAGCTTCGTGTATTAGGAGAAGTCAAGTCTGCTGTCGAACATGCCCCACCAGACCCTGCGGTCAGACAGGAACTGGAGGAGGAGGCCAGACGCCTTCTGGGGGAGGCTGAAGACCTTGAGCGATGGAGCAAATGGAACAAGGTCCGACTGCCACGTGGGTTCAAGACCGAGGTAGCCCGTGTGACAGGACTGGTCCTAAGCAAGTGA
- a CDS encoding N-6 DNA methylase: MPDLTHTFVLKRGVALLNTETRLSPAQLALFAIRHTQSAAMIDNLSDVLALRTGMDAARIAALTWLAGQAVGSDPVDLFDKTRPFSHLSYHAERVGVSRDAVLGRARHILELGIPPCVPHSFSGLDFLDSMSQVHSIGSHFFLPLDRKASSRHLLGMYYTPWPVARYIAELTLGPPLDALKRQYAGDTEEFRRLVKSVSVLDPACGPGVFLFASLCAIAHRLEAGLQDSLIPSVAENLYGVDIDTSALEIADFGLSLLAGTVAERPSRSIRRSLKTGDALVSMSGSCRTGDHISISDPEKPRPFDWLAAFPEVLAGSDRGFDFVVMNPPFDRIRPNLLEYMRERLSYGERSIRLDAFEAARQRMRERAAYFRQCTDYEFSATSTIDSHRLFVERALSFLRDGGRLGAVVPSTILGDRSARLLRSHLIESNRLETVDIFPEGARLFPRVTQSVAILTVTKGGSTETASVSPPLMALPAVTDIQRIPVSIAEVRSVLGHDLPICPLSHQDLRVLRVMQSFPALDALPWLTVRRGELDLTLDRTLITTDRTLCPLVRGARIRRFTLDVDYMSEFVSLERLATVRRKSSRTHHVLSTRLACQQVSNRAQRWRLKFAPVPPRHVLANSCNYVYVDAALPGLEYFMLGLLNSTLLNWRFSLTSTNNHVSNHELKTMRVFDAMTAGRDTDGWIRLVIRAAERASSGRFDSLAELDAAVFRLHGLDATDARYILHSVGADEYETEQVIVNTRS, translated from the coding sequence ATGCCGGACCTGACTCACACATTCGTGCTCAAGAGAGGAGTTGCATTATTGAACACCGAGACCCGACTGTCACCTGCCCAGCTCGCACTGTTTGCTATCCGACATACCCAGTCAGCAGCTATGATAGACAACCTTTCAGATGTGCTCGCTCTCAGGACGGGGATGGACGCTGCGAGAATAGCCGCACTAACGTGGCTGGCGGGCCAAGCTGTCGGGAGTGACCCAGTCGATCTCTTCGACAAGACGCGTCCTTTCTCCCATCTCTCATATCACGCCGAGAGAGTAGGGGTTTCTCGAGACGCAGTGCTAGGACGAGCAAGGCACATACTTGAGCTCGGTATTCCACCATGTGTTCCGCACTCCTTCTCTGGATTAGACTTCTTGGACTCCATGAGCCAGGTTCACTCCATCGGAAGTCACTTCTTCCTTCCCCTTGATAGAAAGGCCTCGTCAAGACACCTTCTCGGGATGTACTACACGCCATGGCCTGTAGCTAGATACATCGCCGAGCTGACGCTAGGACCTCCCCTGGACGCACTGAAGAGACAGTACGCTGGGGACACAGAGGAATTCAGAAGACTTGTGAAGTCGGTCAGTGTGTTGGACCCAGCATGCGGTCCCGGTGTCTTTCTCTTCGCGTCACTATGTGCTATTGCCCATAGACTGGAGGCTGGGCTTCAAGACTCGCTCATCCCATCAGTGGCAGAGAACCTCTATGGTGTCGACATCGACACTTCGGCTCTGGAGATTGCCGACTTTGGACTGAGTCTCCTTGCCGGTACCGTGGCTGAGAGACCATCGAGAAGCATCAGAAGAAGCCTGAAGACCGGCGATGCACTCGTATCCATGTCAGGCAGTTGTCGGACTGGCGACCACATCTCCATCAGCGACCCTGAGAAACCGAGGCCCTTTGATTGGTTGGCGGCGTTTCCAGAGGTACTTGCAGGTTCAGACAGAGGGTTCGACTTCGTTGTGATGAATCCGCCATTTGACAGGATTCGACCGAACCTGCTGGAGTACATGCGTGAGAGGCTCTCCTACGGTGAGCGGAGCATAAGACTGGACGCGTTCGAGGCGGCAAGACAGCGGATGCGAGAGCGCGCAGCATACTTCAGGCAATGCACCGACTATGAGTTCTCCGCTACCAGCACCATCGACAGCCACAGACTCTTTGTTGAACGGGCGCTGTCCTTCCTTAGAGATGGTGGTAGACTCGGTGCCGTCGTCCCGTCAACCATTCTTGGAGACCGGTCAGCGCGGCTGCTGCGCTCCCACCTCATCGAATCCAACCGGTTGGAGACCGTTGATATCTTTCCGGAAGGTGCGCGCCTATTCCCAAGAGTCACTCAGTCTGTGGCCATTCTGACAGTGACAAAGGGGGGAAGCACAGAGACCGCGTCCGTCTCACCACCACTGATGGCCTTGCCCGCGGTCACAGACATTCAACGAATTCCAGTCTCAATTGCAGAGGTCCGAAGTGTGTTGGGTCATGACCTACCCATATGTCCATTGTCGCATCAAGACCTACGAGTCCTTAGAGTGATGCAGTCGTTTCCTGCACTGGACGCTCTGCCTTGGCTAACAGTCAGACGTGGTGAACTTGACCTTACACTCGACCGCACACTCATAACAACCGACCGGACCCTCTGTCCTCTTGTCCGTGGGGCAAGAATCCGCCGCTTCACACTGGATGTGGATTACATGTCGGAGTTCGTCAGTCTCGAACGACTTGCCACCGTCAGACGCAAGTCATCACGAACTCACCATGTCTTGTCCACCAGACTGGCATGTCAACAGGTGTCAAACAGAGCTCAGAGATGGCGACTCAAGTTCGCACCAGTGCCTCCGCGACATGTACTGGCAAACTCGTGCAACTATGTCTATGTTGATGCTGCACTCCCGGGCCTTGAGTACTTCATGCTGGGTCTCCTGAACTCCACACTCCTCAATTGGCGGTTCTCGCTTACAAGCACAAACAACCATGTATCGAATCATGAGTTGAAAACCATGCGAGTGTTTGACGCCATGACAGCGGGACGGGACACCGATGGGTGGATTCGGTTGGTGATAAGAGCCGCAGAACGAGCCTCCTCAGGTCGGTTCGACTCACTTGCCGAACTCGATGCTGCTGTGTTCCGACTCCACGGCCTCGACGCAACAGACGCGAGGTACATTCTGCATTCTGTAGGGGCTGATGAATACGAGACAGAGCAGGTCATCGTTAATACCAGGTCCTGA
- a CDS encoding DNA cytosine methyltransferase — translation MTTLLDAAAQESFGKSTLYDHIAPTLSRLDMEIIRSIPEGGNWQDIPLEVASKSVRIMRIRASGGRTTYYGRLRRDAPSPTVNTFFHRPGNGSFVHPVQDRMISLREAARLQSFPDSFRFVGPRSSVYRQIGNAVPPLLAYALGRCVHKSRVVDMFCGAGGLSQGLKMAGHSVVAAFDRERHMCSTFRLNHPDALVREVAVSSLCLPSIVEDIESVLRGRTLGLLAGGPPCQGFSTAGRMDKTDPRNSLVFSMTDLVRELQPEAVLIENVLGLRSFRGGDTIADLTGRLNELGYETETMVLKAEQYGVPQRRRRVFLVASRDGERPEAPRTILPEYARTRRSGSRSASHAESAPITVEAAIGDLPAIPSGGGDQVMTYRPEWTRTDYQRYSRGTLDSGSFLDRLSRVNT, via the coding sequence TTGACCACACTTCTCGATGCTGCTGCTCAGGAGTCGTTTGGCAAGTCGACACTCTATGACCACATTGCACCGACTCTCAGCAGACTGGACATGGAGATAATCCGGAGCATTCCTGAAGGAGGCAATTGGCAAGACATCCCGCTGGAGGTGGCGAGCAAGTCGGTTCGGATAATGCGTATTCGTGCATCCGGAGGCAGGACCACTTACTATGGTAGACTCAGGAGAGATGCTCCCAGTCCGACGGTAAACACGTTCTTTCACAGGCCCGGCAATGGTTCGTTCGTGCATCCTGTGCAAGACCGGATGATCTCCCTTCGGGAGGCAGCACGTCTCCAGTCATTCCCCGACTCATTCAGATTCGTCGGCCCTCGCTCATCCGTCTACAGACAGATTGGCAATGCCGTGCCGCCGCTTCTCGCCTATGCTCTCGGCCGTTGCGTCCACAAGAGCCGCGTTGTGGACATGTTCTGCGGCGCGGGAGGCCTGTCTCAAGGCTTGAAGATGGCGGGCCATTCAGTTGTAGCCGCCTTTGACAGAGAACGGCACATGTGTTCGACCTTCAGACTCAATCACCCCGACGCACTTGTCAGAGAGGTCGCTGTCAGTAGTCTGTGTCTGCCAAGCATCGTGGAGGACATCGAGTCCGTTCTCCGAGGCCGTACACTTGGCCTGCTGGCCGGTGGCCCTCCATGCCAAGGCTTCTCCACAGCTGGAAGGATGGACAAGACTGACCCGCGCAACTCCCTTGTGTTCTCAATGACCGACCTTGTGAGAGAGCTGCAGCCTGAGGCCGTGCTCATCGAGAACGTCCTTGGTCTGCGGTCCTTCAGAGGAGGCGACACAATTGCTGACTTGACAGGTCGACTGAATGAGCTGGGATATGAGACTGAGACGATGGTGCTCAAGGCGGAACAGTATGGTGTGCCGCAACGTAGAAGGCGAGTCTTCTTGGTTGCCAGCCGTGACGGTGAGAGACCAGAAGCTCCACGGACCATTCTGCCGGAGTATGCGCGGACTCGCAGATCGGGGAGTCGGTCAGCCAGTCACGCTGAAAGTGCGCCCATCACGGTGGAGGCAGCGATAGGAGACCTACCCGCGATACCATCTGGTGGCGGAGACCAAGTGATGACATATAGACCCGAGTGGACACGGACCGACTATCAACGGTATAGCAGAGGAACGCTTGACTCTGGCAGCTTCTTGGACCGTCTGTCACGTGTTAACACCTGA